From the Photobacterium sp. GJ3 genome, one window contains:
- a CDS encoding alpha/beta fold hydrolase — MNQSHRPIILLRGLLREQRHWGDFVRQLKLKFPFRTVIALDLAGNGQRFLESSPATVSAMVDDLHQQLHFLHARQLEIPGAPDAGTYDLLAISMGGMIALEWARLYPEEVKSLVLLNTSDGKQSPFYKRLRWQQYPKILRLMFSQPSVQEAEILKMTSNMFPDDPDILRSWLKWRKECPTERKNLLRQLNAAATFRYKDVPDKPVLLLASQHDELVDISCSQLLAEHWRCPLHVHPSAGHDLPLDDPEWVCRLALNFWQDIN, encoded by the coding sequence ATGAACCAAAGCCATCGACCGATTATTCTGCTCCGGGGGTTATTGCGCGAACAGCGTCACTGGGGCGATTTTGTGCGTCAGTTGAAGCTGAAGTTCCCTTTTCGTACAGTCATCGCATTAGATCTGGCTGGTAATGGGCAGCGATTTCTGGAATCTTCCCCCGCGACCGTGAGTGCGATGGTGGATGACCTGCACCAGCAACTGCATTTCCTGCATGCTCGTCAATTAGAGATACCGGGGGCGCCGGATGCAGGCACTTATGATCTGCTGGCCATTTCCATGGGTGGGATGATCGCACTGGAATGGGCACGGCTCTACCCGGAAGAAGTCAAATCCCTTGTGTTGTTAAACACGAGTGACGGCAAGCAATCTCCTTTCTACAAACGCCTGCGCTGGCAGCAATATCCGAAGATTCTCCGGCTGATGTTCAGTCAGCCCTCTGTACAGGAAGCTGAGATCCTGAAAATGACCTCGAATATGTTTCCAGATGATCCTGACATCTTAAGATCATGGCTGAAATGGCGTAAAGAATGCCCGACCGAACGGAAGAATCTGCTGAGACAACTCAATGCTGCTGCGACCTTCCGGTATAAAGATGTCCCGGACAAACCTGTGCTGCTGCTCGCCTCTCAGCATGATGAACTGGTCGACATATCCTGCAGCCAACTGCTGGCTGAACACTGGCGGTGCCCGTTGCATGTTCACCCCAGCGCGGGGCACGACTTGCCGCTGGATGATCCGGAGTGGGTCTGCCGCTTGGCACTGAACTTCTGGCAGGACATCAACTAA
- a CDS encoding M14 family zinc carboxypeptidase has product MNIAERLPELAQLETLIQTHAGHRPDEMRAEKLLDIHYQSQNFPIYECRLGNPAPGLPCLFLVGGVHGLERIGTQVLLSLLSSLCARQKWDISLQRSLQQMQIIAIPLLNPVGMAMQWRSNAQHVDLMRNAPVDSVEKTAWLVGGHRFSRKIPWYRGKANAPMEAEAQLLVDRVITQSKHSRFMIALDCHSGFGVKDRIWFPYAKSKQTPVSHLGSIFQLRNMFFQAYPHQNYVFEPQTKHYTCHGDLWDYLYDQITAHGRTLLPLTLEMGSWLWVRKNPLQLWHPLGLFHPLKKHRVERTLRKHLVLLDFLINATEAYTNWFSHDPQGEHWQQAHSLWYRDNFQES; this is encoded by the coding sequence GTGAATATAGCTGAACGTTTGCCCGAACTTGCCCAGCTTGAGACTTTAATTCAAACCCATGCGGGTCATCGTCCCGATGAAATGCGGGCAGAGAAGTTACTGGACATTCATTACCAGTCTCAGAATTTTCCGATTTATGAATGCCGCTTGGGGAATCCTGCCCCAGGCCTTCCCTGCCTGTTTCTGGTGGGCGGTGTTCATGGACTGGAGCGAATCGGGACCCAAGTACTCCTGTCGCTTCTCTCCAGTTTATGTGCGCGGCAAAAGTGGGACATCAGCCTGCAACGCTCACTGCAACAGATGCAGATCATCGCAATTCCTTTGCTTAACCCGGTTGGCATGGCGATGCAATGGCGCTCCAACGCACAGCATGTTGATCTGATGCGCAATGCACCGGTTGACAGTGTTGAAAAAACGGCCTGGCTCGTTGGCGGCCATCGCTTCAGCCGTAAAATCCCCTGGTATCGTGGCAAAGCCAATGCCCCCATGGAAGCAGAAGCACAACTGCTGGTGGATCGTGTGATCACACAAAGCAAACACAGTCGCTTCATGATTGCGCTGGATTGCCATTCCGGTTTCGGCGTGAAAGACCGAATCTGGTTTCCCTATGCCAAAAGTAAACAAACCCCGGTGTCACACCTGGGCAGTATTTTTCAGCTCAGAAACATGTTCTTTCAGGCCTATCCCCATCAGAATTACGTATTCGAACCCCAAACCAAACACTATACCTGCCACGGTGATCTCTGGGACTATCTGTATGATCAAATCACCGCCCATGGCCGGACTTTATTACCGCTGACACTGGAGATGGGCTCCTGGCTGTGGGTGAGGAAAAATCCGCTTCAGCTCTGGCATCCGCTTGGCTTGTTCCATCCGCTGAAAAAACACCGTGTGGAGCGCACGCTGCGTAAACATCTTGTTCTGTTAGACTTTCTGATCAATGCGACCGAAGCTTATACCAACTGGTTCAGCCATGATCCTCAGGGAGAGCATTGGCAACAGGCACATTCACTCTGGTACCGCGACAATTTTCAGGAATCCTAA
- a CDS encoding DUF4336 domain-containing protein: MIEWHRNRIWYFDMPWKRFGVPVGSRMTVIRLDDNQLLIHSPIQLTTKIQLALSKLGRVQAIVTPNLNHHLFLSEWWLAYPQATFYASPGLALKRTDLVFDQTLSSQCPPQWRGQLLQTVLRGCDVSEEVVFCDPDSQTLILGTPWPG; the protein is encoded by the coding sequence ATGATTGAATGGCATCGAAATCGCATCTGGTATTTTGACATGCCCTGGAAACGTTTTGGCGTTCCTGTCGGCAGCCGGATGACCGTGATCCGATTAGACGACAATCAATTACTGATTCACTCGCCGATTCAGCTCACCACAAAAATCCAGTTGGCTTTATCAAAGCTTGGACGTGTACAGGCCATCGTGACCCCAAACCTGAACCACCATCTGTTTTTGTCTGAATGGTGGCTTGCCTACCCGCAGGCAACTTTTTATGCATCCCCCGGCCTGGCATTAAAACGTACTGATCTCGTTTTCGATCAGACACTCAGCAGCCAGTGTCCGCCGCAATGGCGCGGACAGCTGCTGCAAACCGTCTTACGCGGTTGCGATGTCTCGGAAGAAGTTGTGTTCTGCGACCCAGACTCACAAACCCTGATTCTGGGGACACCATGGCCTGGATGA
- a CDS encoding efflux RND transporter periplasmic adaptor subunit yields the protein MRGLRALSRWLSARPYFYAIGITIAIIVWMLSGQSKTEDHTAQVAGASGAAATETAAQAPIPKVRITTFQAEQVYRSLTLYGKTEPSRQATVKAEVTGRVIEVVAQRGSFVQEGQIIALLAKDDRPEQLRRAKAQLKQRQIEYDGVKQLNAKGFQGRARLAEAEAALVDAQANVASLTLALEKTTIRAPLSGILNDRLVEVGDYAQVGDPIGTIADINPLIVRADVTESDILKIRLHQDANARLVGGIPVSGKVRYISKVANEATNTFRIEVSFDNPDLQLLAGTSAELQVPLEETEAIKVTPAVLALDDVGNLGVKTVEGDAVVFTPVNVVKSDGDGTWLGGFSGQVDVITVGQGFVRPGDRVEAIKLEN from the coding sequence ATGAGAGGACTTCGGGCCTTGTCGAGGTGGCTGTCTGCCAGACCCTATTTTTATGCTATCGGCATTACGATAGCAATTATTGTGTGGATGCTGTCGGGTCAAAGTAAGACAGAAGATCATACAGCGCAAGTTGCCGGGGCGTCGGGGGCGGCTGCCACTGAAACTGCAGCTCAGGCGCCAATCCCTAAAGTCAGAATAACCACATTTCAGGCTGAGCAGGTTTACCGCAGTCTGACGCTGTACGGTAAAACGGAACCCAGCCGTCAGGCCACGGTGAAAGCCGAGGTGACTGGCAGAGTGATTGAAGTGGTCGCGCAGCGGGGAAGCTTTGTTCAAGAAGGTCAAATTATTGCATTGCTGGCCAAAGATGACCGTCCGGAACAGCTTCGCCGGGCCAAAGCACAACTGAAACAGCGTCAGATTGAATATGATGGTGTCAAGCAGTTGAACGCGAAAGGATTTCAGGGCAGAGCGCGACTGGCTGAAGCAGAAGCGGCTTTGGTTGACGCTCAGGCCAATGTTGCATCACTGACACTGGCACTTGAGAAAACCACGATTCGTGCCCCGCTCAGCGGTATTTTGAATGATCGTTTGGTTGAAGTCGGGGATTACGCTCAGGTCGGCGACCCGATCGGCACGATTGCTGATATCAATCCGCTGATTGTACGGGCAGATGTTACGGAATCAGACATTCTGAAAATCCGGCTCCATCAGGATGCGAATGCACGTTTAGTGGGCGGTATTCCGGTTTCAGGCAAAGTGCGCTACATCTCAAAAGTTGCGAATGAAGCGACAAACACATTCCGTATTGAAGTCTCTTTTGACAATCCTGATTTGCAGCTTCTGGCAGGAACCAGCGCTGAGTTGCAGGTGCCACTGGAAGAAACAGAAGCCATCAAAGTCACCCCTGCGGTACTGGCTTTAGATGATGTGGGTAACCTCGGCGTGAAAACGGTTGAAGGAGATGCCGTTGTCTTTACCCCAGTGAATGTGGTGAAAAGTGACGGTGATGGCACCTGGCTGGGTGGTTTTTCCGGTCAGGTTGATGTGATTACTGTCGGCCAGGGGTTTGTCCGGCCCGGCGATCGGGTTGAAGCGATTAAATTGGAGAACTGA
- a CDS encoding efflux RND transporter permease subunit yields the protein MLGIIDAALHRTRTVVLILILLLVSGYMSYVSIPKEAEPDITIPFIYVSISHSGISPEDAERLLLRPMEQELRGIDGVKEMTSTASEGHASVLLEFDAGADPKESLADVREKVSLAKAKLPDETDEPTVNEVTMATENPAITVMLSGSAPERALITIARDLKDKLEGMREVLEVDIGGDREDMIEILVDPLLMESYDLDQGDIYNLISRNNRLVAAGTLDSGEGRFPIKLPAVFDNIKDVMEMPVKVSGDKVVTFGDVATVRRTFQDAESYARVNGQPAVSLEVKKRPGENIIETVGQVKALISQEQEFWPPNIHVDYTGDQSKHVKTMLNDLQNNVLSAILLVVIVIIAILGGRTALLVGIAIPGSFLTGILALSVLGYTVNMVVLFALIMAVGMLVDGAIVVTEYADREMSEGTPRYEAYKKASKRMAWPIIASTATTLAAFGPLLFWPGIMGEFMKFLPLTLIMTLVASLLMALIFVPTLGGLIGRPRNISAEKRQRFIEAEEGDIEHLPGATGTYVRVLKGALKRPWKVLMGALVFSAAVIVLYGQAGNGTEFFPEVEPEGFNIVVRSQGDLSIEEKDVLVQEVEHQLLGLPEVETLYARTGGDDRIGTIRVNLIDWQERRPAEETIEAIRERTAGLAGVRIEVKKDESGPPTGDKDVNLEISSRFPEVLKDTVGKIRKELESNPAFTNIDDTSPKPGIEWQIKVRRDDAARFGADATLVGNNVQFVTTGLTLGEYRADDVDDEMDIRVRFPEQYRHITRLEELRLKTAQGQVPLSNFSTLQAANKLDTIEKVDGRQALSVTADMAPGYNLSIVLPQVMARLPELGLDPRAQITLRGENEEQEKASAFLSKAFMVAMAVMAIILVTQFNSLYQAFLILTAVLFSTVGVLLGLLVFNQPFGIVMSGIGIISLAGIVVNNNIVLIDTYNVLRHQGMEPIEAILRTGAQRLRPVLMTTVTTILGLMPMVMMVNVDLIQRKVEFGAPSTQMWAQLATAVAGGLAFATVLTLVITPCMLALGIRRQLRKDAKARQRQAPHLIDDEAEQLNEREQKALERVG from the coding sequence ATGCTTGGGATTATTGATGCTGCTTTGCATCGCACCCGCACCGTTGTACTGATTTTGATCTTGCTTCTGGTCAGCGGCTACATGAGTTATGTCAGCATTCCGAAAGAAGCTGAACCTGACATCACCATTCCTTTTATTTATGTGTCGATTTCTCATAGCGGGATTTCCCCGGAAGATGCCGAACGTTTGTTGCTCAGACCCATGGAGCAGGAACTGAGGGGCATTGATGGCGTAAAGGAAATGACGTCCACTGCCAGTGAAGGGCACGCTTCAGTTTTGCTCGAATTTGATGCCGGTGCGGATCCCAAAGAATCACTGGCGGATGTTCGGGAAAAAGTCAGTCTGGCAAAAGCCAAACTGCCCGATGAAACCGATGAACCCACGGTGAATGAAGTCACCATGGCGACAGAGAATCCTGCCATCACGGTGATGTTGTCCGGTTCAGCCCCAGAACGTGCACTAATTACCATTGCCCGGGATCTGAAAGACAAGCTTGAAGGCATGCGGGAAGTTCTGGAAGTAGACATTGGTGGTGACCGGGAAGATATGATTGAAATCCTGGTCGATCCACTGTTGATGGAAAGTTACGATCTGGATCAGGGGGATATCTACAATCTGATTTCCCGGAATAACCGCCTGGTGGCCGCCGGTACACTGGACAGCGGGGAAGGCCGATTTCCGATCAAACTGCCTGCGGTGTTCGACAATATTAAAGATGTCATGGAAATGCCGGTCAAAGTGTCCGGTGATAAAGTGGTGACCTTTGGTGATGTCGCCACGGTGCGGCGCACCTTTCAGGATGCTGAATCCTACGCACGGGTGAACGGGCAGCCAGCGGTTTCGCTGGAGGTGAAAAAACGTCCGGGTGAAAACATTATTGAAACGGTGGGTCAGGTCAAAGCCTTGATCAGTCAGGAGCAAGAATTCTGGCCACCGAACATTCATGTCGACTATACCGGCGATCAGTCCAAGCATGTGAAAACCATGTTGAACGATCTCCAGAACAACGTGCTGTCTGCCATTCTGCTGGTTGTGATTGTGATCATCGCGATTTTGGGCGGGCGAACAGCACTGTTGGTCGGGATTGCCATTCCCGGTTCTTTTTTAACCGGGATACTGGCGCTGTCTGTGCTGGGTTATACGGTGAATATGGTCGTGCTGTTCGCGCTGATTATGGCGGTCGGGATGCTGGTGGATGGTGCGATTGTGGTCACTGAGTATGCGGATCGGGAAATGAGCGAAGGCACTCCCCGATATGAAGCTTACAAGAAAGCGTCGAAGCGGATGGCATGGCCCATCATTGCTTCAACGGCAACCACATTGGCTGCTTTTGGTCCCTTGTTGTTCTGGCCGGGGATCATGGGCGAGTTCATGAAGTTCCTGCCGCTGACTCTGATCATGACACTGGTCGCTTCTTTGCTGATGGCACTCATCTTTGTTCCCACACTGGGCGGATTGATCGGTCGGCCAAGAAATATCTCGGCTGAAAAACGTCAGCGCTTTATTGAAGCGGAAGAAGGCGACATTGAACATCTGCCGGGCGCGACGGGGACTTATGTGCGTGTGCTCAAAGGCGCACTGAAGCGGCCATGGAAAGTGCTGATGGGGGCGCTGGTCTTTTCTGCGGCTGTGATCGTTTTGTACGGTCAGGCCGGAAATGGCACAGAGTTTTTTCCTGAGGTTGAGCCTGAAGGATTCAATATTGTGGTCCGGTCTCAGGGGGATCTGTCGATTGAAGAAAAAGATGTGCTGGTGCAGGAAGTTGAACATCAGTTGCTGGGCTTACCCGAGGTGGAAACTTTGTATGCACGAACAGGTGGAGATGACCGTATCGGCACCATTCGTGTGAATCTGATCGACTGGCAGGAACGTCGTCCTGCGGAAGAAACCATTGAAGCAATTCGGGAGCGAACCGCCGGATTAGCCGGTGTTCGGATCGAAGTTAAAAAGGATGAGTCCGGCCCGCCGACCGGTGATAAAGATGTCAATCTGGAAATCAGTTCCCGTTTTCCGGAAGTACTGAAAGACACGGTTGGGAAAATCCGCAAAGAGCTGGAGTCGAACCCGGCATTTACCAACATTGACGACACCAGCCCGAAACCTGGGATTGAATGGCAGATCAAAGTCAGAAGAGACGATGCTGCGCGCTTCGGTGCGGATGCAACTCTGGTCGGGAATAATGTTCAGTTTGTCACAACAGGCTTAACTCTGGGTGAGTACCGTGCTGATGATGTGGACGACGAAATGGATATCCGGGTGCGTTTTCCGGAGCAGTATCGTCATATCACTCGTCTCGAAGAGCTGCGACTGAAAACCGCGCAGGGACAGGTGCCTTTAAGTAATTTCAGCACGCTTCAAGCGGCCAATAAGCTCGACACCATCGAGAAAGTCGATGGTCGTCAGGCCTTGTCAGTGACGGCTGATATGGCACCGGGCTACAACCTGAGTATTGTGTTGCCTCAGGTCATGGCACGATTGCCGGAGCTGGGACTGGATCCTCGCGCTCAGATCACCTTACGGGGTGAAAATGAGGAGCAGGAAAAAGCCTCTGCATTTCTGAGCAAGGCGTTCATGGTTGCAATGGCAGTGATGGCGATTATTCTGGTGACTCAGTTCAATTCGCTTTATCAGGCGTTCCTGATTTTAACGGCAGTACTGTTCTCAACCGTGGGCGTTTTGTTGGGGCTACTGGTCTTCAATCAGCCGTTTGGGATTGTGATGTCCGGGATCGGGATCATCTCGCTGGCGGGGATTGTGGTGAACAACAATATTGTCCTGATTGATACTTACAATGTGTTGCGTCATCAGGGCATGGAGCCAATTGAAGCGATTCTGAGAACCGGGGCACAACGTTTGCGTCCCGTACTCATGACCACGGTGACGACCATTCTGGGCCTGATGCCAATGGTGATGATGGTGAACGTGGATCTGATTCAGCGGAAAGTTGAATTCGGCGCACCGTCCACGCAAATGTGGGCACAGCTGGCGACTGCTGTTGCAGGCGGCCTTGCATTCGCAACGGTTCTGACGCTGGTGATCACGCCCTGTATGCTGGCCTTGGGGATTCGTCGTCAGTTACGTAAAGATGCGAAAGCCAGACAACGGCAGGCACCGCACCTGATTGATGATGAAGCAGAACAATTGAATGAACGCGAACAGAAAGCGCTCGAAAGAGTGGGTTAA
- a CDS encoding Na+/H+ antiporter NhaC family protein, producing MTVKTPLLDAPQKPNMKSLSAILAIAGIIGTFALIGNTHEAGTSYGWFSLLPTLFVLAVALLTHRTVEALFSGALAGLIMIDPQAIVGNVVDMSMTVMMDETIAWLILVCGLMGGMITILEKGGSILSFSEALVTKVKSKRQSMVLTFVLGILVFIDDYLNAIAISSSMKRITDSYNISREKLAYLVDSTAAPVCILLPISTWAIFFSSLLEDNDIAASGKGITAYIEAIPYMAYGWVTLLVVFLVAMGKIPDLGAMKAAEKRAQNGQVQPEGGVDIAMGEDVKPHPNSTMGVLNFALPMIVLVAASWYFDIDLLAGVFVAMIFTMFLYGLQRLMPVNTMFEAVYDGIKIMMLPLATVIAGFMLKNVNDQLGLTQYVIETVAPWLSAEMFPAIIFLVMAALVFATASSWGLFAVAMPIVFPLGAHLGVPVSITIGALLSASAAGSHSCFFSDSTVLSAQGSGCTAMQHALTQIPYALIGIVATAIFFVVIA from the coding sequence ATGACAGTGAAAACACCTTTATTAGATGCACCGCAAAAGCCAAATATGAAGAGTCTGTCGGCGATTCTGGCGATTGCAGGCATCATCGGCACCTTTGCCTTGATCGGCAATACCCATGAAGCCGGAACCTCATACGGCTGGTTCAGTTTGTTACCGACACTTTTTGTGCTGGCCGTAGCACTGCTGACACACCGAACGGTGGAGGCGCTGTTCAGCGGCGCACTTGCCGGATTGATCATGATTGATCCGCAAGCGATCGTCGGAAATGTCGTCGATATGTCCATGACGGTCATGATGGATGAAACCATCGCCTGGCTGATTCTGGTTTGTGGTCTGATGGGCGGGATGATTACCATCCTGGAAAAAGGCGGCAGTATTCTGAGCTTCAGTGAAGCGCTGGTCACGAAGGTGAAGAGTAAGCGCCAGTCCATGGTGCTAACTTTCGTGCTGGGGATTTTGGTCTTCATTGACGACTATCTGAATGCGATTGCGATTTCATCGTCCATGAAGCGGATTACCGACAGCTACAATATCTCCCGCGAGAAACTGGCCTATCTGGTTGACTCAACGGCGGCACCTGTCTGTATTTTGCTTCCCATTTCAACCTGGGCAATCTTCTTCAGTTCTTTACTGGAAGACAACGATATTGCCGCGTCCGGTAAAGGCATCACCGCCTATATCGAAGCTATCCCGTACATGGCTTACGGCTGGGTAACCCTGCTGGTGGTCTTCCTGGTTGCCATGGGCAAAATCCCGGATCTAGGCGCAATGAAAGCCGCTGAAAAACGCGCACAAAATGGCCAGGTTCAGCCTGAGGGCGGCGTTGATATCGCCATGGGTGAAGATGTGAAACCGCATCCGAATTCCACCATGGGTGTCCTGAACTTCGCACTGCCCATGATCGTGCTGGTTGCCGCGAGCTGGTATTTCGATATCGATCTGCTGGCCGGTGTTTTCGTCGCGATGATCTTTACCATGTTCCTGTATGGTCTGCAGCGCCTGATGCCAGTCAACACCATGTTTGAAGCCGTGTATGACGGGATCAAAATCATGATGCTGCCTCTGGCGACTGTGATTGCCGGTTTTATGCTGAAAAATGTCAATGACCAGCTGGGCCTGACTCAATACGTTATCGAAACCGTCGCCCCTTGGCTGTCTGCGGAGATGTTCCCTGCAATCATCTTTCTGGTGATGGCAGCACTGGTGTTCGCAACGGCTTCGTCCTGGGGTTTGTTTGCCGTCGCAATGCCAATCGTCTTCCCGCTTGGGGCACATCTGGGCGTCCCGGTGTCCATTACGATTGGCGCCCTGCTTTCTGCTTCTGCTGCAGGCAGCCACTCCTGTTTCTTCAGTGACTCCACTGTGCTTTCTGCACAAGGCAGCGGCTGTACCGCCATGCAACACGCCCTGACGCAGATCCCTTATGCACTGATCGGGATTGTCGCGACCGCTATCTTCTTTGTCGTGATTGCCTGA
- a CDS encoding glutamine synthetase family protein — MNGFKTEVKNFKQKWPKAKFVDLIFTDINATPRGKRIPIESIEKVEKGVYLPLSTISLSIEGNVVEEAGLGEALGEPDHICYPIPGTLTPTFNPEVAQIMLTMMDAKSEQPIELSPRTMLENLMNQIRSKGWYPVMAIELEFYLLDKQRDTEGGIQPPLNPVHHDREYRSDVYNVENLDDYSEFLHDLNDAAVKQGLNTSGALSESAPGQFEINFNHQQDVLNACDQVILAKRLIRQVAQAHDFDVTFMAKPFADEAGNGKHMHLSVVDQAGSNLFTDAQGEASSFYYQTLAAMLAMMPDSMALLCPNVNAYRRFSASMYTPTHANWGENHRGVALRIPMSDAHNRRIEHRIAGADVNPYILASVILAGVLASEHFSEQQCPPQLADNAVELPLRMPDALIKLASSELMSMYLPQTFISLYLACKQRELADFEKAVTPLEIDWMLHSA; from the coding sequence ATGAACGGATTTAAAACAGAAGTTAAAAATTTTAAACAAAAATGGCCCAAAGCGAAGTTTGTCGATCTGATTTTTACAGACATCAATGCAACGCCAAGAGGCAAACGTATTCCGATTGAAAGCATTGAAAAAGTAGAAAAAGGGGTTTACCTCCCGCTTTCTACGATTTCTCTGAGCATTGAAGGCAATGTGGTCGAAGAAGCAGGATTAGGGGAAGCCTTGGGCGAACCGGATCATATCTGCTACCCGATTCCGGGGACACTAACCCCCACCTTTAATCCCGAAGTCGCTCAAATCATGCTGACCATGATGGACGCAAAAAGTGAGCAGCCCATCGAGCTGTCGCCCAGAACCATGCTTGAAAATCTGATGAACCAGATTCGCAGCAAAGGCTGGTATCCCGTGATGGCGATTGAGCTAGAGTTTTACCTGCTTGATAAACAGCGTGATACTGAAGGCGGAATCCAGCCTCCGCTGAACCCGGTGCATCATGACCGTGAATATCGTTCAGATGTTTACAATGTCGAGAATCTGGATGACTACTCCGAATTCCTTCATGACTTGAACGATGCTGCAGTCAAACAAGGCTTAAATACTTCGGGGGCATTATCTGAATCTGCGCCCGGTCAGTTCGAAATCAACTTCAATCATCAGCAGGATGTCCTGAACGCCTGTGATCAGGTGATTCTGGCGAAACGACTGATTCGTCAGGTCGCACAGGCCCATGATTTTGATGTGACTTTCATGGCGAAACCATTTGCTGATGAGGCAGGGAACGGGAAACACATGCACCTGAGTGTGGTTGATCAGGCAGGCAGCAACCTTTTCACCGATGCTCAGGGTGAAGCCAGCTCTTTTTATTATCAGACACTGGCTGCCATGCTGGCGATGATGCCGGATTCCATGGCTTTACTCTGCCCGAACGTGAATGCCTATCGTCGCTTTTCCGCCTCCATGTATACACCGACTCATGCGAACTGGGGAGAAAACCATCGTGGTGTAGCCCTTCGGATTCCCATGAGTGACGCTCACAACCGACGAATCGAACATCGTATAGCCGGCGCGGATGTGAATCCGTACATCCTTGCGTCCGTCATTTTAGCGGGTGTACTTGCCAGCGAACATTTTTCTGAACAGCAATGCCCACCACAACTGGCCGACAATGCGGTAGAGTTACCTTTACGCATGCCGGACGCACTTATAAAGCTTGCATCAAGCGAGCTCATGTCGATGTACCTACCGCAAACATTTATCTCGCTTTATCTAGCATGCAAGCAGCGCGAACTGGCCGATTTTGAAAAGGCTGTCACCCCGCTGGAAATCGATTGGATGCTTCATTCAGCGTAA
- a CDS encoding gamma-glutamyl-gamma-aminobutyrate hydrolase family protein produces MNATQTGPVIGVVCCQKSLDGYAIQSVNEFYLNAVKQFGANPVLLPGGSTEAELKQLLSLVDGVLLTGSHSNVAPHRYGATHEEAKKDEGRDALSFALIDFCIRLEVPILGICRGFQEMNVALGGSLHPKVHEVEGFQDHRESPLNDMALKYAPAHSVNISDNGTFAQWLAPLDNIQVNSLHGQGVNQLAPSLTIEAVAPDGLVEAFSLQAHPFFIGVQWHPEWQADKNHFSRILFDQFMISASDRRSLKDGNRVNW; encoded by the coding sequence ATGAATGCAACACAGACTGGTCCCGTGATTGGCGTTGTATGTTGTCAGAAATCACTGGATGGGTATGCCATTCAAAGTGTGAATGAGTTCTATCTCAATGCAGTCAAACAGTTTGGTGCAAACCCTGTATTGCTGCCGGGCGGTTCAACAGAAGCTGAACTGAAGCAGTTACTGAGCCTGGTGGATGGCGTGCTGCTGACGGGCAGCCATTCTAATGTTGCACCGCATCGCTATGGCGCAACGCACGAAGAAGCGAAGAAAGATGAAGGACGCGATGCACTGTCTTTTGCGCTGATTGATTTCTGTATCCGGCTAGAAGTACCCATTCTGGGGATCTGCCGTGGTTTTCAGGAAATGAATGTGGCGCTTGGCGGAAGCCTGCATCCGAAAGTTCATGAAGTCGAAGGCTTTCAGGATCACCGCGAAAGCCCGCTGAATGATATGGCATTGAAGTATGCGCCGGCCCATTCGGTAAATATTTCGGACAACGGCACCTTTGCACAGTGGTTGGCACCGCTGGATAACATTCAGGTGAATTCATTGCACGGACAGGGCGTGAATCAACTTGCGCCCAGTCTGACGATTGAAGCGGTTGCCCCCGATGGATTGGTTGAAGCCTTTAGTTTACAGGCCCACCCATTCTTTATCGGTGTGCAGTGGCACCCAGAATGGCAAGCCGATAAGAACCATTTTTCACGGATTTTGTTTGATCAGTTTATGATATCGGCTTCTGACCGAAGGAGCCTTAAAGATGGAAACAGAGTTAATTGGTAA
- the puuR gene encoding HTH-type transcriptional regulator PuuR — protein sequence METELIGKKIAQLRKEHKLSQRELAERADITHSAISSIENSKVSPSVSSLHKIVKVFGMSLSEFFTQDQTPDGRPVVIRPEQLIEMGNEQVSMKLVCDGRKDRQMGFLIELYQPHSSTGLISIKHEGEESGTVIEGEIELTLGDKTYVIRESESYLFDTSIPHKFTNKTDKICRIISAHTPASF from the coding sequence ATGGAAACAGAGTTAATTGGTAAAAAAATCGCACAGCTGAGAAAAGAGCACAAACTGTCGCAGCGTGAACTGGCGGAAAGAGCAGATATCACGCACAGCGCAATTTCATCGATTGAAAACAGCAAAGTCAGCCCGTCGGTCAGCTCGCTGCACAAAATTGTGAAAGTGTTTGGCATGTCCCTGTCGGAATTTTTCACACAGGACCAGACACCCGACGGTCGCCCCGTGGTGATCAGGCCTGAGCAACTGATTGAAATGGGGAATGAGCAGGTTTCGATGAAGCTGGTCTGCGATGGCCGAAAAGACAGACAGATGGGATTTCTGATTGAGCTGTATCAGCCTCATTCCAGTACCGGTCTGATTAGTATTAAACACGAAGGTGAGGAGAGCGGTACCGTTATTGAAGGTGAAATTGAACTGACGCTGGGTGATAAAACTTATGTTATCCGCGAAAGTGAAAGTTACCTGTTCGATACCAGTATCCCGCATAAGTTTACCAATAAAACAGACAAAATTTGCCGGATCATCAGCGCACATACACCGGCGAGTTTCTGA